The following are encoded together in the Equus quagga isolate Etosha38 chromosome 15, UCLA_HA_Equagga_1.0, whole genome shotgun sequence genome:
- the SNRNP35 gene encoding U11/U12 small nuclear ribonucleoprotein 35 kDa protein yields MNDWMPIAKEYDPLKAGSIDGTDEDPHDRAVWRAMLARYTPNKGVTGDPLLTLFVARLNLQTKEEKLKEVFSRYGDIRRLRLVRDLVTGFSKGYAFIEYKEERSLIKAYRDADGLVIDQHEIFVDYELERTLKGWIPRRLGGGLGGKKESGQLRFGGRDRPFRKPINLPVVKNEQYREGKREKRERSRSRERHWDSRTRDRDRDRGREKRWQEREPTRVWPESDWERERDFRDDRVKGREKRERRE; encoded by the coding sequence ATGAACGATTGGATGCCCATCGCCAAGGAGTATGACCCGCTTAAAGCTGGTAGCATTGATGGCACCGATGAAGACCCACATGATCGCGCGGTCTGGAGGGCAATGCTGGCACGATACACCCCCAACAAAGGCGTCACGGGAGACCCCCTCCTCACCCTGTTTGTGGCAAGACTAAACTTGCAGACCAAAGAGGAGAAGTTAAAGGAAGTATTTTCCCGCTACGGGGACATCCGGCGGCTTCGGCTGGTGAGGGACTTGGTGACAGGCTTTTCAAAGGGCTACGCCTTCATCGAATACAAAGAGGAGCGTTCTCTGATCAAAGCCTACCGAGATGCAGACGGCCTGGTGATTGACCAGCATGAGATATTTGTGGACTATGAACTGGAAAGGACTCTCAAAGGGTGGATTCCTCGACGACTTGGAGgaggtttggggggaaaaaaggaatctGGGCAACTGAGATTTGGGGGGCGGGATCGGCCTTTTCGAAAACCCATTAATTTGCCAGTTGTTAAAAACGAGCAGTatagagaggggaagagggaaaagagggagCGGTCTCGATCCCGAGAAAGACACTGGGACTCGAGGACAAGGGATCGAGACCGTGACCGGGGCCGGGAGAAGAGATGGCAGGAAAGAGAGCCAACCAGGGTGTGGCCTGAGAGtgactgggagagagagagggacttcAGAGATGACAGGgtcaaggggagagagaagagggagagaagagagtag